One window of Magallana gigas chromosome 2, xbMagGiga1.1, whole genome shotgun sequence genomic DNA carries:
- the LOC105334910 gene encoding uncharacterized protein isoform X2: protein MADRRTQRASNNKQTTSYDSRSAEVKRRSRSAGPPGKNKMRNSMDEKRFLAAQEKKSKASRYYQRQQELKHGMRHSLYNEPQSDEGGFPNYSSSASDSDANNKTKWVKNPLNIKKTKKYEKRQPTGTSDNGVYSINENEYNRLENQNMKNRQATRAGVFRDSEYRDKNGNPKNKFQKLEERRNQRIDYTVTSDDEVNSPEAGITKLRQRALQGSKLSTQLPDTLEDWNKSSKAPQVSSSTFEVKRTFHDNTEQVENGSSSSEQITLRQIGPGIRASKSPGQTSSDGGQRRERTVGQEKRPIVQGSYRKIPKQESDFLKIQNVSGTKQETSRDQESRSGDSVNRIRELPSGGYVRYTAESQRNPAINVRNKHDKSEEKVINFQEVQSNQPVPIKKAIDRMESKRKSYSDEDSLDDLVESNIQYLESEFENGKLKKLHTTRPSKFPVTVEHRDVNKEKRRSASLDGYGRPSDSFQSEVKLRLQIPSMTQSARFYQTKIDPRNNHDEGAKPHRYSPQVPRKPVHVTNYQPQYQNGAVFQNTVPKYERKFQSATASPYLQRRGLDFGEIEDISRSENQLNTQDKGFSYQLPSNFIHPCFKEYQKTETTVYRSKDDDVISKESVTKSISVPAMESGMFSDVDYDIEVSERIKKWEKYMKKPVVIEGDKPLSSISENTWAVEPETPVPVPQTIAVSSTSVTVTKAPPQPVERMKTLGSVETPTSYFEPKVKSSETNTHRIFRVVQDSRSQQNSDPIDECGYKWVQNPLMTDIKGDNIQQTDMRSACVDESVLSPYVICRQGWPPQTLSNLDAEKRPMRLSRLEDEINELQDIKIETVRDLRRKFDSDASGNESTEVTNTPSTPAIMTPMRQRKQFVRPAQIQESKTVYLKVSNQIDSPTSPQSNNYERKINTLKAEKPPVVDDVWSPNMPSDKGLVSIERVKARTLQTIPFTEDPIWKEIEEMTNMELLVNEVNEPPISTSPLPLSDSSRLKRNSYVGFEKSPAVQSTLVPSASQKQAKPIVKAKPYITPTIQPLKLTVDTKSSVDALDEVLEDIRSSLQKKPLSPSVQRKRTDDTGSSSILSPTVSSTGQIFFPTKSTVKAETLNPTVSGKANQFGYKPSWQDQYETEDLISSMEQSTYIQNQATYIDPQFTKFPHIINGNYQLDPHLLKEKLLSTGLAEYQSETEEVRKQKEPPTPPERTCDVERQVLRSMEELRKLAEDVETRLHQIRTKIIESDENKLDMVVSTLKKFEPDIKLKQDIESESREEHSRKMKKMEEALSELNRIYKQLDIDEERSKGATSLGRSKSFNTNSSRPEFKRTFSDSDYNVNVYRDECIAEVEKETQREFEDINKSFQTLLAEVSSDALQSPKTRVDEVDHNAQINASLENFLGEFRASNARSTSESVDPTELRKQFTNPDDYSPAPRNTCTDILKSEVFTACSGPFNVLVGINGKPRRPSPLPRKRPQPRASVKKEEIIQTENHVNTTRDEGTNCVPVTETKTSSIRIQLSPSLSRESASRDCSEGEDSRIKKNDKAQRRFKKNIALSHRKSMPADMIQKSVETQTSDTNWATSVANMREIFTKKLEREDSISSESSVDARGPRKRRQIARGIAMMLEFFSSSEDERGKLTLSHSRSAPDLRSLFEADCQDKPVSNKIQTPRSVKQRHETRSRKRSIELRKKRKGSDDKTEETSLASTTSDDGYGTKPPLHPGTQRAFSPDIKSEGTSEETQPNTRDELREDTQTNKTDFDKLMACRRKNCDKNTADAERPRSFHELLAMFESDPLKLTKMKNSLRKCASVDGIEQETIFRKTFSSEPDLSKLAGISNGQAIFQLEVTLK, encoded by the exons ATGGCGGATAGAAGAACGCAGAGGGCTTCAAACAATAAGCAGACGACAAGTTACGACTCGCGCTCAGCGGAAGTAAAGCGACGCTCAAGAAGCGCGGGGCCTCCagggaaaaataaaatgagaaatTCAATGGACGAAAAACGGTTCCTTGCAGCTCAAGAGAAGAAGAGCAAGGCCTCGCGATATTATCAGAGACAACAAGAGTTAAAACATGGTATGCGACATTCATTGTACAACGAACCACAGTCGGACGAGGGGGGCTTCCCCAATTACAGCTCTAGCGCATCCGACTCGGATGCTAACAACAAGACAAAGTGGGTGAAAAACCCATTAAACATCAAGAAAActaaaaagtatgaaaaaagaCAACCAACTGGAACGTCTGACAATGGTGTTTACagtataaatgaaaatgaatataacAGGTTggagaatcaaaatatgaagaaTCGCCAGGCTACACGAGCGGGAGTATTTCGTGATTCAGAATACCGCGACAAAAATGGAAATCCAAAGAATAAGTTTCAGAAACTGGAAGAAAGGCGCAATCAAAGGATTGATTATACAGTGACATCAGATGACGAGGTGAACTCTCCGGAAGCAGGGATAACCAAATTAAGACAACGAGCCCTCCAAGGTTCCAAGCTATCCACTCAGTTGCCCGACACTTTGGAAGATTGGAACAAATCTTCAAAAGCTCCGCAG GTGTCATCATCAACATTTGAAGTTAAGCGGACTTTTCACGATAACACTGAACAAGTGGAGAATGGATCTTCCTCGTCGGAGCAAATTACACTGCGACAAATAGGTCCAGGTATTCGTGCGTCGAAATCACCAGGTCAGACCAGCAGCGACGGGGGACAGCGGCGAGAAAGGACCGTGGGCCAGGAAAAGAGACCCATTGTGCAAGGAAGCTATAGGAAAATACCAAAACAGGAGAGTGACTTTCTGAAGATCCAGAACGTATCCGGAACTAAGCAGGAGACAAGCCGGGACCAGGAATCTAGATCGGGTGATTCTGTAAATAGAATACGGGAATTGCCTTCTGGTGGATATGTACGATACACAGCAGAGAGTCAAAGAAATCCTGCAATAAATGTCAGAAATAAGCACGACAAAAGTGAGGAGAAAGTGATAAACTTTCAGGAAGTCCAGTCAAATCAACCTGTTCCAATAAAAAAAGCCATTGACAGAATGGAAAGTAAGAGAAAATCATACAGCGATGAGGATTCATTAGATGATTTGGTGGAATCTAATATACAATATTTGGAAAGTGAATTTGAAAATGGAAAACTAAAGAAACTTCATACTACCCGGCCTTCAAAGTTTCCAGTTACCGTGGAACACCGTGATGTCAACAAAGAGAAGAGGCGGTCCGCGTCTTTAGATGGTTACGGTAGACCAAGTGATTCTTTTCAGAGTGAGGTAAAACTCCGTTTGCAAATTCCATCGATGACACAAAGTGCAAGATTTTACCAAACCAAAATTGACCCGCGGAACAATCATGATGAAGGCGCCAAACCGCATAGGTACTCTCCCCAGGTGCCCAGAAAGCCTGTTCATGTTACAAACTATCAGCCCCAATATCAAAACGGTGCGGTGTTTCAAAATACCGTTCCAAAATATGAGAGGAAATTCCAATCAGCAACAGCCAGCCCCTACTTGCAAAGACGTGGTCTAGATTTTGGTGAGATCGAAGATATCTCAAGATCAGAAAATCAGCTTAACACTCAAGATAAAGGATTTTCCTATCAACTCCCTTCAAACTTTATACATCCGTGCTTCAAAGAGTATCAGAAAACAGAAACAACGGTGTATCGGAGTAAAGATGATGATGTCATCTCTAAGGAATCTGTTACAAAAAGTATATCAGTCCCTGCTATGGAGAGTGGAATGTTTTCCGATGTGGATTACGACATCGAAGTTTCCGAGAGAATCAAAAAATGGGAGAAGTATATGAAAAAACCGGTAGTTATCGAAGGTGACAAACCTCTGTCATCTATTTCTGAGAACACTTGGGCTGTAGAGCCCGAAACCCCAGTTCCGGTGCCACAGACAATTGCAGTATCATCAACATCCGTGACTGTAACAAAGGCGCCCCCACAGCCTGTTGAACGAATGAAAACACTAGGATCTGTAGAGACACCCACTTCGTATTTCGAACCGAAAGTCAAGTCTTCTGAAACAAATACACATAGGATATTTCGTGTAGTTCAGGACTCAAGATCACAACAAAATAGTGATCCAATAGACGAATGTGGTTACAAATGGGTTCAAAACCCCTTGATGACAGACATAAAAGGGGATAACATACAACAGACGGACATGAGAAGCGCGTGTGTCGATGAATCTGTTCTAAGCCCATACGTAATTTGCCGGCAGGGTTGGCCTCCGCAAACGTTATCAAATTTGGACGCGGAGAAGAGACCCATGCGGCTTTCGAGACTAGAGGATGAAATCAATGAACTTCAGGACATAAAAATTGAAACTGTTCGAGATCTTAGGCGGAAATTTGATTCTGACGCCAGTGGAAACGAGAGTACAGAGGTAACTAACACCCCATCCACTCCAGCTATCATGACTCCAATGCGTCAACGAAAACAATTTGTTCGACCAGCTCAAATTCAAGAATCAAAAACCGTATACTTGAAAGTGTCAAACCAGATTGATAGTCCCACATCACCACAGTCAAacaattatgaaagaaaaatcaaCACTTTAAAAGCGGAAAAACCTCCCGTTGTCGACGATGTCTGGTCACCGAATATGCCAAGTGATAAAGGTTTGGTGAGTATCGAACGTGTGAAAGCCCGAACTCTACAGACAATACCATTCACGGAGGATCCAATATGGAAGGAGATAGAAGAAATGACAAACATGGAACTGTTAGTCAATGAAGTAAACGAACCCCCTATATCCACAAGTCCTCTTCCACTTAGTGACTCGTCAAGATTAAAAAGAAACAGTTACGTCGGTTTTGAGAAAAGCCCTGCTGTGCAAAGCACGTTAGTGCCATCTGCGTCACAGAAGCAGGCAAAGCCAATAGTTAAGGCAAAACCATATATAACGCCGACGATTCAACCATTGAAATTGACAGTGGATACAAAGAGTAGCGTAGATGCCTTAGATGAGGTTCTCGAAGATATCAGATCATCCCTACAAAAGAAGCCCCTGAGTCCTAGTGTTCAAAGAAAGAGAACTGATGACACTGGATCTTCCTCCATTTTATCACCAACGGTATCAAGTACAGGTCAGATCTTTTTCCCAACTAAATCTACTGTCAAGGCCGAAACCCTGAACCCCACAGTATCAGGAAAGGCTAATCAATTCGGATATAAGCCTAGCTGGCAAGATCAGTACGAAACCGAGGATCTCATTTCATCTATGGAGCAGTCTACGTATATTCAAAATCAAGCAACTTACATTGACCCTCAGTTCACAAAATTTCCGCATATTATCAATGGGAATTATCAGCTAGATCCTCACTTACTCAAGGAAAAGCTGTTAAGTACCGGCCTTGCTGAGTATCAGTCGGAGACGGAGGAAGTCCGTAAACAAAAAGAGCCTCCCACCCCACCCGAACGGACGTGTGATGTTGAGAGACAAGTCCTGCGCTCCATGGAAGAACTTAGAAAACTCGCAGAAGACGTGGAGACACGATTGCATCAAATACGGACGAAGATTATCGAGAGTGATGAGAACAAACTCGACATGGTTGTTTCTACACTGAAGAAATTTGAACCGGACATTAAATTGAAACAGGATATCGAAAGCGAAAGTCGTGAGGAACATTCTCGAAAAATGAAGAAGATGGAAGAAGCTTTGTCTGAATTGAACAGAATTTACAAACAATTGGATATTGATGAGGAGAGGAGCAAAGGAGCAACTTCCCTCGGTAGGTCCAAATCATTTAATACAAACTCTTCTCGTCCGGAATTTAAAAGAACTTTTTCAGACTCAGATTACAATGTTAATGTTTATCGAGATGAATGTATAGCCGAAGTTGAAAAAGAAACTCAGCGTGAATTTGAAGACATCAATAAATCTTTTCAGACTCTCCTCGCAGAAGTGTCAAGTGATGCATTACAATCACCAAAGACACGAGTGGATGAAGTAGATCACAATGCGCAAATCAATGCTTCATTAGAGAATTTTCTTGGCGAATTTCGAGCTTCGAACGCAAGGTCGACAAGCGAATCAGTGGACCCGACAGAGCTGAGAAAACAGTTCACGAACCCGGATGATTATTCACCAGCGCCACGGAACACTTGTACAGATATTTTGAAGTCCGAGGTGTTCACTGCTTGTTCGGGTCCATTTAATGTCCTGGTTGGAATCAATGGAAAACCTAGACGACCAAGTCCATTGCCAAGGAAACGGCCACAACCACGTGCTTCAGTAAAAAAGGAGGAAATCATACAAACGGAAAACCATGTAAATACAACACGTGACGAGGGAACGAATTGTGTCCCTGTAACAGAGACCAAAACGTCATCTATTCGAATTCAACTGTCGCCATCTTTATCACGGGAGTCAGCGTCAAGAGATTGTTCAGAAGGTGAGGATTCTCGCATCAAGAAAAACGATAAAGCACAGAGGAGATTCAAGAAAAATATCGCCCTCAGTCATCGTAAATCAATGCCAGCGGACATGATACAAAAGAGCGTGGAAACCCAGACATCCGACACAAACTGGGCAACATCGGTAGCGAACATGCGGGAGATTTTCACAAAGAAACTAGAACGGGAAGATTCAATCTCCAGTGAAAGTTCTGTAGACGCCAGAGGACCACGAAAGCGACGACAAATCGCCAGGGGGATTGCGATGATGCTGGAATTTTTCAGTTCAAGTGAGGACGAGCGAGGAAAGTTGACTTTGTCCCATTCGCGCAGTGCACCGGATCTCCGGAGTTTGTTCGAGGCCGACTGTCAAGATAAACCCGTTTCTAACAAGATCCAGACTCCAAGATCAGTAAAACAACGTCATGAAACGAGATCAAGGAAACGGTCCATTGAActgagaaagaaaagaaaaggaaGCGATGACAAAACCGAGGAAACATCGTTAGCTTCAACGACGTCAGATGACGGTTACGGAACTAAACCCCCTCTACATCCGGGTACTCAGCGAGCATTCAGTCCGGACATTAAGAGCGAGGGTACGAGTGAGGAAACTCAACCAAACACACGCGATGAACTGCGGGAAGACACACAAACCAATAAAActgattttgacaaattaatGGCATGCAGAAGGAAAAACTGTGATAAAAATACGGCAGATGCGGAACGACCTCGCAGTTTTCATGAACTTCTTGCAATGTTTGAGTCTGACCCGTTAAAGCTAACGAAAATGAAAAACTCTCTGAGGAAATGTGCCTCTGTGGATGGAATTGAACAGGAAACAATATTTCGTAAAACATTTTCATCCGAACCAGATCTAAGTAAATTGGCTGGAATATCAAATGGTCAAGCAATTTTTCAGCTCGAAGTTAccttaaaatag
- the LOC105334910 gene encoding uncharacterized protein isoform X1, producing MMKKLALNLLKSADEKLRNIGGKQSGKSHIEQQPPLPPRHTHSLPLNVRNALDTEADRNSSVDWEMADRRTQRASNNKQTTSYDSRSAEVKRRSRSAGPPGKNKMRNSMDEKRFLAAQEKKSKASRYYQRQQELKHGMRHSLYNEPQSDEGGFPNYSSSASDSDANNKTKWVKNPLNIKKTKKYEKRQPTGTSDNGVYSINENEYNRLENQNMKNRQATRAGVFRDSEYRDKNGNPKNKFQKLEERRNQRIDYTVTSDDEVNSPEAGITKLRQRALQGSKLSTQLPDTLEDWNKSSKAPQVSSSTFEVKRTFHDNTEQVENGSSSSEQITLRQIGPGIRASKSPGQTSSDGGQRRERTVGQEKRPIVQGSYRKIPKQESDFLKIQNVSGTKQETSRDQESRSGDSVNRIRELPSGGYVRYTAESQRNPAINVRNKHDKSEEKVINFQEVQSNQPVPIKKAIDRMESKRKSYSDEDSLDDLVESNIQYLESEFENGKLKKLHTTRPSKFPVTVEHRDVNKEKRRSASLDGYGRPSDSFQSEVKLRLQIPSMTQSARFYQTKIDPRNNHDEGAKPHRYSPQVPRKPVHVTNYQPQYQNGAVFQNTVPKYERKFQSATASPYLQRRGLDFGEIEDISRSENQLNTQDKGFSYQLPSNFIHPCFKEYQKTETTVYRSKDDDVISKESVTKSISVPAMESGMFSDVDYDIEVSERIKKWEKYMKKPVVIEGDKPLSSISENTWAVEPETPVPVPQTIAVSSTSVTVTKAPPQPVERMKTLGSVETPTSYFEPKVKSSETNTHRIFRVVQDSRSQQNSDPIDECGYKWVQNPLMTDIKGDNIQQTDMRSACVDESVLSPYVICRQGWPPQTLSNLDAEKRPMRLSRLEDEINELQDIKIETVRDLRRKFDSDASGNESTEVTNTPSTPAIMTPMRQRKQFVRPAQIQESKTVYLKVSNQIDSPTSPQSNNYERKINTLKAEKPPVVDDVWSPNMPSDKGLVSIERVKARTLQTIPFTEDPIWKEIEEMTNMELLVNEVNEPPISTSPLPLSDSSRLKRNSYVGFEKSPAVQSTLVPSASQKQAKPIVKAKPYITPTIQPLKLTVDTKSSVDALDEVLEDIRSSLQKKPLSPSVQRKRTDDTGSSSILSPTVSSTGQIFFPTKSTVKAETLNPTVSGKANQFGYKPSWQDQYETEDLISSMEQSTYIQNQATYIDPQFTKFPHIINGNYQLDPHLLKEKLLSTGLAEYQSETEEVRKQKEPPTPPERTCDVERQVLRSMEELRKLAEDVETRLHQIRTKIIESDENKLDMVVSTLKKFEPDIKLKQDIESESREEHSRKMKKMEEALSELNRIYKQLDIDEERSKGATSLGRSKSFNTNSSRPEFKRTFSDSDYNVNVYRDECIAEVEKETQREFEDINKSFQTLLAEVSSDALQSPKTRVDEVDHNAQINASLENFLGEFRASNARSTSESVDPTELRKQFTNPDDYSPAPRNTCTDILKSEVFTACSGPFNVLVGINGKPRRPSPLPRKRPQPRASVKKEEIIQTENHVNTTRDEGTNCVPVTETKTSSIRIQLSPSLSRESASRDCSEGEDSRIKKNDKAQRRFKKNIALSHRKSMPADMIQKSVETQTSDTNWATSVANMREIFTKKLEREDSISSESSVDARGPRKRRQIARGIAMMLEFFSSSEDERGKLTLSHSRSAPDLRSLFEADCQDKPVSNKIQTPRSVKQRHETRSRKRSIELRKKRKGSDDKTEETSLASTTSDDGYGTKPPLHPGTQRAFSPDIKSEGTSEETQPNTRDELREDTQTNKTDFDKLMACRRKNCDKNTADAERPRSFHELLAMFESDPLKLTKMKNSLRKCASVDGIEQETIFRKTFSSEPDLSKLAGISNGQAIFQLEVTLK from the exons ATGATGAAAAAACTCGCCCTAAATCTACTCAAG aGTGCCGATGAGAAACTCAGGAACATCGGAGGGAAGCAATCGGGGAAATCTCACATTGAACAACAGCCACCCCTCCCCCCTCGACACACCCACTCTCTGCCTCTGAACGTCAGAAATGCATTAGATACAGAGGCAGACAGGAACTCTTCTGTAGATTGGGAAATGGCGGATAGAAGAACGCAGAGGGCTTCAAACAATAAGCAGACGACAAGTTACGACTCGCGCTCAGCGGAAGTAAAGCGACGCTCAAGAAGCGCGGGGCCTCCagggaaaaataaaatgagaaatTCAATGGACGAAAAACGGTTCCTTGCAGCTCAAGAGAAGAAGAGCAAGGCCTCGCGATATTATCAGAGACAACAAGAGTTAAAACATGGTATGCGACATTCATTGTACAACGAACCACAGTCGGACGAGGGGGGCTTCCCCAATTACAGCTCTAGCGCATCCGACTCGGATGCTAACAACAAGACAAAGTGGGTGAAAAACCCATTAAACATCAAGAAAActaaaaagtatgaaaaaagaCAACCAACTGGAACGTCTGACAATGGTGTTTACagtataaatgaaaatgaatataacAGGTTggagaatcaaaatatgaagaaTCGCCAGGCTACACGAGCGGGAGTATTTCGTGATTCAGAATACCGCGACAAAAATGGAAATCCAAAGAATAAGTTTCAGAAACTGGAAGAAAGGCGCAATCAAAGGATTGATTATACAGTGACATCAGATGACGAGGTGAACTCTCCGGAAGCAGGGATAACCAAATTAAGACAACGAGCCCTCCAAGGTTCCAAGCTATCCACTCAGTTGCCCGACACTTTGGAAGATTGGAACAAATCTTCAAAAGCTCCGCAG GTGTCATCATCAACATTTGAAGTTAAGCGGACTTTTCACGATAACACTGAACAAGTGGAGAATGGATCTTCCTCGTCGGAGCAAATTACACTGCGACAAATAGGTCCAGGTATTCGTGCGTCGAAATCACCAGGTCAGACCAGCAGCGACGGGGGACAGCGGCGAGAAAGGACCGTGGGCCAGGAAAAGAGACCCATTGTGCAAGGAAGCTATAGGAAAATACCAAAACAGGAGAGTGACTTTCTGAAGATCCAGAACGTATCCGGAACTAAGCAGGAGACAAGCCGGGACCAGGAATCTAGATCGGGTGATTCTGTAAATAGAATACGGGAATTGCCTTCTGGTGGATATGTACGATACACAGCAGAGAGTCAAAGAAATCCTGCAATAAATGTCAGAAATAAGCACGACAAAAGTGAGGAGAAAGTGATAAACTTTCAGGAAGTCCAGTCAAATCAACCTGTTCCAATAAAAAAAGCCATTGACAGAATGGAAAGTAAGAGAAAATCATACAGCGATGAGGATTCATTAGATGATTTGGTGGAATCTAATATACAATATTTGGAAAGTGAATTTGAAAATGGAAAACTAAAGAAACTTCATACTACCCGGCCTTCAAAGTTTCCAGTTACCGTGGAACACCGTGATGTCAACAAAGAGAAGAGGCGGTCCGCGTCTTTAGATGGTTACGGTAGACCAAGTGATTCTTTTCAGAGTGAGGTAAAACTCCGTTTGCAAATTCCATCGATGACACAAAGTGCAAGATTTTACCAAACCAAAATTGACCCGCGGAACAATCATGATGAAGGCGCCAAACCGCATAGGTACTCTCCCCAGGTGCCCAGAAAGCCTGTTCATGTTACAAACTATCAGCCCCAATATCAAAACGGTGCGGTGTTTCAAAATACCGTTCCAAAATATGAGAGGAAATTCCAATCAGCAACAGCCAGCCCCTACTTGCAAAGACGTGGTCTAGATTTTGGTGAGATCGAAGATATCTCAAGATCAGAAAATCAGCTTAACACTCAAGATAAAGGATTTTCCTATCAACTCCCTTCAAACTTTATACATCCGTGCTTCAAAGAGTATCAGAAAACAGAAACAACGGTGTATCGGAGTAAAGATGATGATGTCATCTCTAAGGAATCTGTTACAAAAAGTATATCAGTCCCTGCTATGGAGAGTGGAATGTTTTCCGATGTGGATTACGACATCGAAGTTTCCGAGAGAATCAAAAAATGGGAGAAGTATATGAAAAAACCGGTAGTTATCGAAGGTGACAAACCTCTGTCATCTATTTCTGAGAACACTTGGGCTGTAGAGCCCGAAACCCCAGTTCCGGTGCCACAGACAATTGCAGTATCATCAACATCCGTGACTGTAACAAAGGCGCCCCCACAGCCTGTTGAACGAATGAAAACACTAGGATCTGTAGAGACACCCACTTCGTATTTCGAACCGAAAGTCAAGTCTTCTGAAACAAATACACATAGGATATTTCGTGTAGTTCAGGACTCAAGATCACAACAAAATAGTGATCCAATAGACGAATGTGGTTACAAATGGGTTCAAAACCCCTTGATGACAGACATAAAAGGGGATAACATACAACAGACGGACATGAGAAGCGCGTGTGTCGATGAATCTGTTCTAAGCCCATACGTAATTTGCCGGCAGGGTTGGCCTCCGCAAACGTTATCAAATTTGGACGCGGAGAAGAGACCCATGCGGCTTTCGAGACTAGAGGATGAAATCAATGAACTTCAGGACATAAAAATTGAAACTGTTCGAGATCTTAGGCGGAAATTTGATTCTGACGCCAGTGGAAACGAGAGTACAGAGGTAACTAACACCCCATCCACTCCAGCTATCATGACTCCAATGCGTCAACGAAAACAATTTGTTCGACCAGCTCAAATTCAAGAATCAAAAACCGTATACTTGAAAGTGTCAAACCAGATTGATAGTCCCACATCACCACAGTCAAacaattatgaaagaaaaatcaaCACTTTAAAAGCGGAAAAACCTCCCGTTGTCGACGATGTCTGGTCACCGAATATGCCAAGTGATAAAGGTTTGGTGAGTATCGAACGTGTGAAAGCCCGAACTCTACAGACAATACCATTCACGGAGGATCCAATATGGAAGGAGATAGAAGAAATGACAAACATGGAACTGTTAGTCAATGAAGTAAACGAACCCCCTATATCCACAAGTCCTCTTCCACTTAGTGACTCGTCAAGATTAAAAAGAAACAGTTACGTCGGTTTTGAGAAAAGCCCTGCTGTGCAAAGCACGTTAGTGCCATCTGCGTCACAGAAGCAGGCAAAGCCAATAGTTAAGGCAAAACCATATATAACGCCGACGATTCAACCATTGAAATTGACAGTGGATACAAAGAGTAGCGTAGATGCCTTAGATGAGGTTCTCGAAGATATCAGATCATCCCTACAAAAGAAGCCCCTGAGTCCTAGTGTTCAAAGAAAGAGAACTGATGACACTGGATCTTCCTCCATTTTATCACCAACGGTATCAAGTACAGGTCAGATCTTTTTCCCAACTAAATCTACTGTCAAGGCCGAAACCCTGAACCCCACAGTATCAGGAAAGGCTAATCAATTCGGATATAAGCCTAGCTGGCAAGATCAGTACGAAACCGAGGATCTCATTTCATCTATGGAGCAGTCTACGTATATTCAAAATCAAGCAACTTACATTGACCCTCAGTTCACAAAATTTCCGCATATTATCAATGGGAATTATCAGCTAGATCCTCACTTACTCAAGGAAAAGCTGTTAAGTACCGGCCTTGCTGAGTATCAGTCGGAGACGGAGGAAGTCCGTAAACAAAAAGAGCCTCCCACCCCACCCGAACGGACGTGTGATGTTGAGAGACAAGTCCTGCGCTCCATGGAAGAACTTAGAAAACTCGCAGAAGACGTGGAGACACGATTGCATCAAATACGGACGAAGATTATCGAGAGTGATGAGAACAAACTCGACATGGTTGTTTCTACACTGAAGAAATTTGAACCGGACATTAAATTGAAACAGGATATCGAAAGCGAAAGTCGTGAGGAACATTCTCGAAAAATGAAGAAGATGGAAGAAGCTTTGTCTGAATTGAACAGAATTTACAAACAATTGGATATTGATGAGGAGAGGAGCAAAGGAGCAACTTCCCTCGGTAGGTCCAAATCATTTAATACAAACTCTTCTCGTCCGGAATTTAAAAGAACTTTTTCAGACTCAGATTACAATGTTAATGTTTATCGAGATGAATGTATAGCCGAAGTTGAAAAAGAAACTCAGCGTGAATTTGAAGACATCAATAAATCTTTTCAGACTCTCCTCGCAGAAGTGTCAAGTGATGCATTACAATCACCAAAGACACGAGTGGATGAAGTAGATCACAATGCGCAAATCAATGCTTCATTAGAGAATTTTCTTGGCGAATTTCGAGCTTCGAACGCAAGGTCGACAAGCGAATCAGTGGACCCGACAGAGCTGAGAAAACAGTTCACGAACCCGGATGATTATTCACCAGCGCCACGGAACACTTGTACAGATATTTTGAAGTCCGAGGTGTTCACTGCTTGTTCGGGTCCATTTAATGTCCTGGTTGGAATCAATGGAAAACCTAGACGACCAAGTCCATTGCCAAGGAAACGGCCACAACCACGTGCTTCAGTAAAAAAGGAGGAAATCATACAAACGGAAAACCATGTAAATACAACACGTGACGAGGGAACGAATTGTGTCCCTGTAACAGAGACCAAAACGTCATCTATTCGAATTCAACTGTCGCCATCTTTATCACGGGAGTCAGCGTCAAGAGATTGTTCAGAAGGTGAGGATTCTCGCATCAAGAAAAACGATAAAGCACAGAGGAGATTCAAGAAAAATATCGCCCTCAGTCATCGTAAATCAATGCCAGCGGACATGATACAAAAGAGCGTGGAAACCCAGACATCCGACACAAACTGGGCAACATCGGTAGCGAACATGCGGGAGATTTTCACAAAGAAACTAGAACGGGAAGATTCAATCTCCAGTGAAAGTTCTGTAGACGCCAGAGGACCACGAAAGCGACGACAAATCGCCAGGGGGATTGCGATGATGCTGGAATTTTTCAGTTCAAGTGAGGACGAGCGAGGAAAGTTGACTTTGTCCCATTCGCGCAGTGCACCGGATCTCCGGAGTTTGTTCGAGGCCGACTGTCAAGATAAACCCGTTTCTAACAAGATCCAGACTCCAAGATCAGTAAAACAACGTCATGAAACGAGATCAAGGAAACGGTCCATTGAActgagaaagaaaagaaaaggaaGCGATGACAAAACCGAGGAAACATCGTTAGCTTCAACGACGTCAGATGACGGTTACGGAACTAAACCCCCTCTACATCCGGGTACTCAGCGAGCATTCAGTCCGGACATTAAGAGCGAGGGTACGAGTGAGGAAACTCAACCAAACACACGCGATGAACTGCGGGAAGACACACAAACCAATAAAActgattttgacaaattaatGGCATGCAGAAGGAAAAACTGTGATAAAAATACGGCAGATGCGGAACGACCTCGCAGTTTTCATGAACTTCTTGCAATGTTTGAGTCTGACCCGTTAAAGCTAACGAAAATGAAAAACTCTCTGAGGAAATGTGCCTCTGTGGATGGAATTGAACAGGAAACAATATTTCGTAAAACATTTTCATCCGAACCAGATCTAAGTAAATTGGCTGGAATATCAAATGGTCAAGCAATTTTTCAGCTCGAAGTTAccttaaaatag